TGGGATGCGGTCGACCACGACTTCGCGGCGGCATGGCGGGCCAAGCCGAAATGGGTCGTCTCGCGCACGCTGAAATCGGTCGGCGCGAACGCCACACTCATCGCGGCGAACGTCGACGCGTTCGTTCGCAGGCTGAAAGCGGACGTCGAAGGTGAAATCGACGTCGCGGGACCCACCCTGGCGGCGAGCCTAACCGAACTCGGTCTCATCGACGAATATCGTCTTTATTTTCGTCCGTTGGTCCTTGGCGCAGGCAAGCCGTACTTTGCCGGCGCGCGGCCGCCGCTCCGCATCGTCGCCAGCGATCGCATTGGCGAGGAAGCGGTTCGGTTGACGTGTGTTCCCGCTTGAGCTGTTGCGCGAGGAGCGATACTTGATCGAGCGGTTTCCGCTCGAGTACGGCTCGTACAAGA
Above is a genomic segment from Gemmatimonadaceae bacterium containing:
- a CDS encoding dihydrofolate reductase family protein, giving the protein MRMGEDMGKLVFGMMQSLDGYVDGVTDRLEFPPPGVELSHHFNDHMRGLAGSLYGRRMYEIMRYWDDDRPDWDAVDHDFAAAWRAKPKWVVSRTLKSVGANATLIAANVDAFVRRLKADVEGEIDVAGPTLAASLTELGLIDEYRLYFRPLVLGAGKPYFAGARPPLRIVASDRIGEEAVRLTCVPA